The region acaaaaagtggctgctacaattcacggaagaaaaatgtaaagtcctgcaccttgggaggggatatccagcacaccaataccacatgggaagcactccactatccaccacagaggcagagaaagacctgggagtgtatgttaccaggctaccagtgaagggatatccagcacaccaataccacatgggaagcacttcactatccaccatagaggcagagaaagacctgggagtgtatgttaccaggctaccagtgaagggatatccagcacaccaataccacatgggaaacactccactatccaccacagaggcagagaaagacctggtagtacaggttaccaggctaccagtgaaggaaaaatccgtgtctatcgcagcggacaggtgagGTACCAAATCTAACGTGTCataacctaaactaaactaatgcaggtaattctttacaagaggtccgcctccccctccctaaAATGGGGAAAATTCCCTACTCCCGAAAGTTTACGGAAACTTCCTGTGCTGTTATCGCCGTTTGGCgatgtgaggaaatagaggaaaatgagagagggtgagaagtggagagagatgaggagagaggaggaagagtggagaggaaggaataagggagaggtttACTATCGCAAAGGCCATTTATCGTCGGGAATGTTATGACAGTACGGTCAGAGAGGTCACCAAATCCATCAGGCCGGCCTACAGTCGTCTGAAGGCGTCCTTGTTCAGAGCCATGAGTGTGTCCCACACAGGAGGGAGGCGAGTACGAAGGCAAAGGGCAGACGGTTAAGGAAGTTGGTGGACGAACGACCGAGAGCCCGAGGTGTTTATAGACCCTGACGGTGTAAGGTCCGTTGAAGTTGTGTTCTTACGTGTTATAGTGCTCCACATGTTGTACTTGTATGTATGTCAAGCAGTCGGACACCTGACGGTGTATTATAATGTGTTATACTGATCCGTGTATTGTCTTTTGTACTCGACTGGACAGTAATCAGTTATCACTGATGTATAAACGCAGTGATGAGAATAGATGATTCTCGGAGTGTGATGGTTACATGTACTTCATACTGACAGGTTTGATCCATAAAACTAGAGACCACATCAGACAGGCGGGACTTTTCTTAACAATCAACTGACTGCAGTTACACGTCCCGCGCTGCATATTTCTGACACCTTACACCGTGTGtccaatatatttaaactactccaacctaactttacataaccttctAATGGGGTGGGGGGACTTCACCCCTCTCAAGCCCCCCTCTGCTATAATAACTGAGTGAAATTGCAAGGTTTCCATACATGGCAAAAAATCCCtggaatatatttaaactactccaacctaactttacataaccttctAACGGGGGGCTtggcccctcttgccccccccctcctgctatggagactgagtgaaattgcgtagtttctgtacgtggcaaaaaatcccttgATTATCTTTAACCCTTAAACACATAACCTATTAAATTACACACTAACACATGTGGGGGTCCTTGCGGACCCCAACTtttgagaaatgaaaaaaaatacttctaATTGCGTTTCATTCAAACTAAAAGCAGCATGGGCAATGCCAACCTTAATCCTGTTTCTGGAGAAACAAATATATGTAAAGATTGATAAGTAAGTATTAGATTGGGTAGCCCCCAAAATCTCCAAAACTCATGAAAAATAATACACCTGTTCACAATACATTTTGTATCAGGCCCTCCCATGCAAGTACTCCCATGTAgcgtgtcccaagtacagcctgggAGTGTGGGATGCAGCTGCTGTACCCCTAGCATTTTGGGACCCCTGCTAGTTCTGAGGCAAGCTATCAAAAAAGTTGGTATtttattagtgaaaaaaaaagaagtcttTGGGGTATTTTTGTACAAATGTACATTAGTACAGTTGCAATTTATAGAAAATTATTACTTACATTTGAGTAATTTGCAGAGAGCCTCCTTATACAAGTAAAGCACACACTGCGGCTTTTCCTAACATCATTCCGCGGAGGACACTTCCTGCACCGTACTATGCAGGAGCTGATATTGAACAACACCGCCTGCTCCATTGCTCCATTAGGACGCTGAACATCAATGGGGATGTTGCAGACGGTGGATATGAAGGATTGCAAGGGGAACTGAGGTGAACCAGTTCTCCACAGTTACGTTCCTGTTGGTGTTATGATATGGTCTACGGAGTCAGCTCCTTCGTCAGGCAGTGTCCCAGGCCCAGGTTTCCTTGAGCTGGTGGATCTCCCTTCCCCAAGTACAGTTTTGGCCCCAATAGGTACTCCCTTGTGTTGTCAGCTATAAGGACAAGTTTCAGTCCATACTTGGCAGGCTTATTGGGAATGTACATTTTGAACGGTCAGCGCccgttatatatataaatatacatatatatatatatatatatatatatatatatatatatatatatatatatatatatatatatatatatatatatttatatatatatatatatatatatatatttttttttttggggggggggggggcctcgtGTAATACAACGTTGTTTTACGTATACACATACATGGGGTCGAAACGGGCACCAATCGCTTCTACACTGGACAGGAAAGAGTGAGAGCGGCATGCACACAACATCGACAACATCAAAGAGAACACAAAAGCTATCAGGCATCACAGCTGTCTGGCGCCAATGAGGCGGCTGTGTTAACATTGAGAAAATATAGTGTGGTCCGATCCGACCCCCGGATGTGTTTAAGGGTTAAACACTGCAAGAAAGTGAACACTGTGCAGCGGCTACTTGAAAACTGAGCAAACACAAAATCTTTCTCACTTTTGAATATAAAAATTTCACTCCTGGCAACCTCTGTGGTGTTGGGCTCCaaaacatattttttcaagaaaaGGCTTCATCCATGTTGCAGCttgctccttaaaaaaaaaaaaaaaaaaaaaaaaaaaaagcttataagAATAGTGCCATCACTCTCTTAATTAGTCTTTATCCCAATTCCTGATTCAAGCcgtgaaaggaaatatataaatccttaaatatatattaaacaaATAAGCAAAAATATACAACTTTATGAAACAAATAAGTAGAGTTTTTACAGTAAACTGGTTTATGAAGAATTCAGCCAAGAAAAACTAGACAGCAGctgacatatataaatatataaatccttaaatatatattgaacaaataagtaaaaatatacaaCTTTATGAAACAAATAAGTAGAGTTTTTACAGTAAACTGGTTTATGAAGAATTCAGCCAAGAAAAACTAGACAGCAGCTGACAAGAGCATGGCAGGAAGAAGATCAAGCTTCTGTTTACCTCCTCACCTGGACCTTCCAAGCATTGAGAAAGTTGAGCAGCATGACTGTGCCCATCgcactgtctccctcctccacaaACTTGATGAGCAGCACAGTGGTCGGCAGGTCACTGGGGGAACACAACACTGCTACTACAATGGGTCGCCTTGTGCAGCAAAGAGTTGCATGCCCAGTCTCTGCCATGATGAGGTCAGTGCTGAGTCAGAGGGCAGGAGAATAGCAGAGTAGATTATTCAGTAATAATATATCccaaaataatgatttttttttccaaaaattTACTATTGTGTATGTACACAGCACCTCAAGTAAGCTTACACACACATGTTAGACCTTCAGTACACTCTTGTGCATCTAACAGTGACCCAACACTGCAGGAGCATATAATTTTGGTGACTTTTGTTGTTAAGGATATTCTGAAACCAATCAGAGAAAACTAATTCAAAatatctgtacaggaaaaggaaaacctgTCATATGGAAAGGCTCCTATCTGAAGGAAGCAATGGCTAGGTCAGGTTAATGAAGGTATTCTTCCACTTGTTGGCCTTCAGCAGTCAAGGTGTGAAGCATGTCTTACACACCACACTTTTCATCCCCTGCATCACCAGCTAACATGAGCTCTACTACTACGTACCAAATTTCCATGAAGAGTTTGACAAAGCCGGCACCCGAAAGGAAGGGCTGAGAGACGCTTCTTCatcttgctgtccttcatcttccacctttgattagatagttagtgtagcttgtcacaaacagcctcgtaagaaccatcaggtctgctgttgtttgttcttcctttgtgttctccagCTCCAGGGCCCCaagtgagctgtgagtggaggAAACAGACATCATGCTTCTTACTACTGCACCAGACACTCAAACTTTGCATATTGAATTGCTCCAGatgccctgccccctccctcaccaAGGCCTACCCTCCTTTCATCTAAGCAATCAGCTCCCTTAGCTATGGACAGGGGCTTCAGCCTAGTGTATGGTGACTATAGCTGCTGTACGTCTTCCTTCATCAGCTTTAAACTTGCAGAATATTCTTAAAGCAATGCAGAGATGCTTTGAAGGGAGGCAGACGCATCATGCCTCTTGTTACCCCACCAAGCTGTCCCGTCAGGCACTAAACATCCCATTTTGCTGTCCTGGTACTTATTGACACTCAGAAAGACATGGAAATGGCACTAAGGAAACAGGTACAAAAGACTAGTTTGGCTGTGACCCGACCAACTCACACGCAACTTTCCATTCAAAATCAGCCGTGCTGTTCATGGTACTCCTGATCAGCACCTTCATCAGTAAACCCTGGACCAGCCTTCTTACTATTGTTTCTCTTATAGCTTACACCCTCTCAGGATGGAAGCATCAACATGTCTGGAACTTTAATGTGTAACGATTCTTTGGCAACTCCTCCTGTCTGTTCGGGAGCATGTTGTGACAATTcaactttatctttatcttcctttttgatGATTTGGCACTTGGTTGTTCTCTTTCCttacaaacaggaaaaaaaataattatgcttCTACACTGGACACTCACACTAGCCCCTGCACGTCCTCCTCTGTTGTGTGGGAGGTGAGGTAGCGCAGCTGTGGCCAGGGATTTGGTTGTTGTCCCATTGCTCATAGGCATTGCAGGACCACCACCTCCTGGACCAGCTCAGTCAGGAGGTTATGTCGCTCACTCtggagagaagagtaaaaagcAGCTTCATTTGAAAGGGTTAAACAAATCCATGGTGAGTGAAGCTTTCCAGTGAACAAAATGGCTTGAGAAAGGTAATATTTATGGAGTAGAGAAGTTCTTGTACTAGTAAAAATGGTTGCAACATTACAACAAtggatacagatacaaaaataatataaatggatgCATTCATTCATCAATacacagacagatggatacaTGAAGAACATAATTAAATATAGAaccatagatagatattgatagacagaGATGGACTGAAAAATATCCGGGTTGGCATAACACCCCCCTCCAACTTCACCCACATAAAAAATACGAAATCAGTTAAAATTTCCCTAAAAGaacatgttttcttttaatttatgtatatgttgGTGGCCTCCCGAGTCTATGTTCTGGTTGATGTGTTGATATAAACAAGCTTGGGAATGATCCTTGTCTTTTAAACCCGACCCACCGCCTTATGTTGGGTTTTACTGActttttgtattgttgtttttatcatttttattcttcatattaaaaaatacatcAGTCAAAATTGGTGTCATGTTTAGGGAAGCAAAAGGTCATTTTCTGTAGAGTATAAATTAACACAGACCAGCCTGCACCTTGGATCAAGTGTCTGCTCTTCACTTTATAATAATCTTTTCACTCTAAATCACACTTGAACCTCAATTTCCTAGATATTGGATTTCCCAGTAGACAAAATCTTGGGTCCTGCAAGACATGTACCCGGCTATGTTCAGCCTTTTCTGACCCAGTCTGGGCATCAAAACAAGTCCAGCCGTACATCAGATTCCGTCCCCTGGTCAGTTTCTGCCGCCTGGACACATCAGTATGTTGTTGTCTCATGCAGCCACGCTTTGACCTTTACTTGCAAGTAAGAAGAACATTATGTTCATAGGGAAAAAGTTCACCATGTGCAAACTATTATACGTGCAGAAATTTTTATGAGCTGTTGTTCTGGAATGGCATTTTGGCTGTACTCAGCTGATTGACAATCTAGGCTGGCTCTCTCCTCACCTGCCGGGGCCTGTGTGGGCTAACAGGTGAACCGAACACAGCTGAGACTTGAAGTGTGGAGATAATTGACTCACTCCACCCTTGCTCACCTCACGTGCTAGCAGACTAGCAGCTGCTGGATCTATGCTTGTATAGCAGACTGTAGGTCTATAAACTATAGGTAGAGTATCATGAGTAGTGCTACAGCTTGAGTGCCACAGGCAATGGAGGGGAATGATTGGGAGGGCTGGCCCAACCaacccccatcctccctcctgccAGCACATAAGGGCAGTGGTGGGCTGTAGGGGTGCAGGAACAATGAGTAAACAAGTAACTCCATGGCAGGATATTTAAAATGTCACCTCATTGCTTAATGACATtttactaatattattggcctggtCGTCATAGGTATGAGGTAGGTTGCATACCTCCAAACTTGAGGACTGCCTGTAATGGCCGCAGAGAACGCAGCAAACACTGCACATCTGCTGCTGACACTGTTCACAGGTATCAACTGCTGCTTAGGATTATCATTCAGTTCCTTCATTATTAAATTCTTATAGAAAACATTCATTGGAAATACTTCACAGTAGTACAGTGTGCTTAAGCACCTGGAGCTGAAAAAAAATTGCAGACACCAGGTGTCACTGTCCATGGTTG is a window of Eriocheir sinensis breed Jianghai 21 unplaced genomic scaffold, ASM2467909v1 Scaffold1193, whole genome shotgun sequence DNA encoding:
- the LOC126989489 gene encoding uncharacterized protein LOC126989489, which gives rise to MGQQPNPWPQLRYLTSHTTEEDVQGLVTDLIMAETGHATLCCTRRPIVVAVLCSPSDLPTTVLLIKFVEEGDSAMGTVMLLNFLNAWKVQEPSSRPGEPSDHTLQDSLLILGHTQPHPSGRRLTGREQQQQQQQEEEGEEGGTQE